One genomic window of Clostridium taeniosporum includes the following:
- a CDS encoding spore germination protein, translating to MKITSNFDNNISLVKSKLKVKESFDIIQRNIIIGNKKTTMFYIDGFTKDDVMERIMNGFFSIKPEIMNSYKTSNEFIDNAIPYIEVAEEVDLDKIIDAVLCGQTSMFIDGYDKCIIMDMRTYPVRGLAEPEKEKTLRGARDGFVETIVFNTALIRRRIRDSRLVFDMHTIGSISKTDVCIAYMDGVVNKRGLDIVLKKIKNINVDTLTLGDQSLVETLSNKNYLNPFPKVRYTERPDVASSHLTEGNIIILVDNSPTAMILPTSIFDFLQDVDDYYFPVFTGNYLRIIRNIITISTIVLTPLYLLFVNGNIHLPPNFNFLFPKDSYYIPIFWQFLILEVAIDGLKLASLNTPNSLGMSLSVIGGLILGEYTVTAGWFIPQTILYMSIVALASFEQSSVELSYALKFMRVLLLISSGLLGYWGFIGGLILILIIMYSTKTVTNDRYFYPLIPFNWKKLKNLLFRTRIK from the coding sequence TTGAAAATAACATCAAATTTTGATAATAATATATCACTAGTAAAATCAAAACTCAAAGTTAAAGAGAGTTTTGATATTATTCAAAGAAATATAATTATTGGTAATAAAAAAACAACTATGTTTTATATAGACGGATTTACTAAAGATGATGTAATGGAAAGAATAATGAATGGCTTTTTTAGCATAAAACCTGAAATAATGAATTCTTATAAAACATCAAATGAATTTATTGATAATGCTATTCCTTATATTGAAGTAGCTGAAGAAGTTGATTTAGATAAAATAATTGATGCTGTGCTTTGTGGGCAAACTTCAATGTTTATTGATGGATATGATAAATGTATAATAATGGATATGCGTACTTATCCTGTACGTGGACTTGCTGAACCTGAAAAGGAAAAAACCTTAAGAGGTGCAAGAGATGGATTTGTTGAAACAATAGTTTTTAATACTGCATTGATTCGTAGACGAATTAGAGATTCTAGGTTAGTTTTTGATATGCATACCATTGGAAGTATCTCAAAAACCGATGTTTGCATAGCTTATATGGATGGAGTTGTAAACAAACGTGGTTTAGATATTGTGTTAAAAAAAATTAAAAATATTAATGTAGATACTCTTACATTAGGAGATCAAAGTTTGGTAGAAACTTTGAGTAATAAAAACTATCTTAATCCATTTCCTAAAGTTAGATATACAGAAAGACCAGATGTAGCTTCTTCTCATCTAACTGAAGGAAATATAATTATTCTTGTAGATAATTCTCCTACTGCTATGATTTTACCAACTTCTATTTTTGATTTTTTGCAAGATGTAGATGACTATTATTTCCCTGTATTTACAGGAAATTATTTAAGAATCATTAGAAATATAATAACTATATCAACAATTGTTTTGACACCATTATACTTACTTTTCGTTAATGGAAATATACATTTACCACCTAATTTTAATTTTTTGTTTCCAAAAGATAGTTATTATATTCCAATTTTTTGGCAATTTCTAATACTAGAAGTAGCTATTGATGGCTTAAAATTAGCATCCTTAAATACTCCTAATTCTCTTGGAATGTCTTTATCAGTTATTGGCGGACTAATACTTGGAGAATATACAGTAACTGCTGGATGGTTTATACCTCAAACAATACTTTATATGTCTATAGTTGCCTTAGCTAGTTTTGAGCAATCTAGCGTAGAATTAAGTTACGCTTTAAAATTCATGAGAGTATTATTATTAATTTCAAGTGGATTACTAGGATATTGGGGATTTATAGGTGGATTAATATTAATTTTAATTATTATGTATTCTACTAAAACTGTTACAAATGATCGTTATTTTTATCCTTTGATTCCTTTTAATTGGAAAAAACTAAAGAATTTATTATTTAGAACAAGAATTAAATAA
- a CDS encoding S1 RNA-binding domain-containing protein has protein sequence MILIGEYNNFKVSKKVDFGYYLENEMEEEVLLPNGSLNNKKIEIGDKIEAFVYRDSKDRVISTLKTPLLTVGKIGYLEVVGQSAIGAFADFGLERDAFIPIKEQIFKLKTEKKYLFYMYLDKTDRIALTTKIDAYLEFAPEEKFKVSDEIEAVVYESGYNGTLKVAINKKYKGIILGNEHFEYLYPGQEVKARVKRIYEDGVIGITTRKTRLDERDLLSREILQYLRENGGFMPFNDKSSPEDIKNTFNTSKNYFKIALGGLMKQKLIAQDKEGTRLI, from the coding sequence ATGATACTAATAGGTGAATATAATAATTTTAAGGTAAGCAAAAAAGTTGATTTTGGATATTATTTAGAAAATGAAATGGAAGAGGAAGTACTATTACCTAATGGATCTTTAAATAATAAAAAAATAGAAATTGGAGATAAAATAGAAGCTTTTGTTTATAGGGATTCTAAAGATAGAGTAATATCAACTTTAAAAACTCCACTTTTAACAGTTGGAAAAATAGGTTATTTAGAAGTAGTAGGTCAAAGCGCAATAGGTGCATTTGCAGATTTTGGACTTGAAAGAGATGCATTTATACCAATTAAGGAACAAATATTTAAATTAAAAACAGAAAAAAAATATTTATTTTATATGTATTTAGATAAAACAGATAGAATAGCACTTACAACAAAAATTGATGCATATTTAGAGTTTGCACCAGAAGAAAAATTTAAAGTTTCAGATGAAATAGAAGCAGTAGTGTATGAAAGTGGATATAACGGAACTTTAAAAGTAGCAATTAATAAAAAATATAAAGGGATAATATTAGGAAATGAACATTTTGAATATTTGTATCCAGGTCAAGAAGTAAAAGCAAGAGTTAAAAGAATATATGAAGATGGAGTAATAGGTATTACAACAAGAAAAACAAGATTGGATGAAAGAGACTTATTATCAAGAGAAATACTTCAATATTTAAGAGAAAATGGAGGGTTTATGCCATTTAATGACAAATCTTCTCCAGAAGATATAAAGAATACTTTTAACACTAGTAAAAATTATTTTAAAATAGCTCTTGGTGGATTAATGAAACAAAAATTAATAGCTCAAGATAAAGAAGGAACAAGATTAATATAA
- a CDS encoding gamma carbonic anhydrase family protein, whose protein sequence is MIKNFLNNVPNISEKAYISETSVIIGDVAIKEYSSVWFGAVIRGDEQSISIGKESNLQDNVVVHGDGNNGVSIGDNVTIGHGSIIHGCTIEDNVLIGMGAIILNGAKISKNSIVAAGSLVTQNKEFEEGSLILGNPAKVIRKLTDEEIKSNEISSLTYTKLAENMKKSN, encoded by the coding sequence ATGATAAAGAATTTTTTGAATAATGTTCCCAATATATCAGAGAAAGCTTATATATCAGAAACTTCTGTTATTATTGGCGATGTTGCAATTAAAGAATATTCTAGTGTATGGTTTGGCGCAGTTATTAGAGGAGATGAGCAATCTATATCAATAGGTAAAGAAAGTAATTTACAAGATAATGTTGTTGTTCATGGTGATGGAAATAATGGAGTTTCTATAGGGGATAATGTTACTATAGGTCATGGTTCTATAATTCATGGATGTACTATAGAAGATAATGTGTTAATTGGAATGGGAGCTATAATACTAAATGGAGCTAAAATAAGCAAAAATTCTATTGTTGCTGCTGGAAGTTTAGTGACTCAAAATAAAGAATTTGAAGAAGGATCATTAATACTTGGAAATCCAGCAAAGGTTATAAGAAAATTAACTGATGAAGAAATTAAATCTAATGAAATTAGTTCTTTAACTTATACTAAATTAGCTGAAAATATGAAAAAGAGCAACTAA
- a CDS encoding histidinol phosphatase, producing MSKKKANINFKNLKFYYGIPHAHCGFSTGRGTPTEAFDYARHNGLDFLILTDHNNYLTKSVRINGNEVTKWEALKYLRTKYRKKHNNFLPVLGFESKTDSLGDMNIVNSNRFFTGTINNLKLLILWMFNNPNAFISLNHPHKNINYLEYNPLLNKLITSIEVGNGSYPNKYSRYDKYYYNLLDKGWKLGAINSQDNHRMNFGDDENLTCIISNELTLDSLITAFRNRHTYSTESKSLVMYFTINNAFMGETIPLSNTELEFYIFVEDNNYKIKEIDIISFSGTIIKKINNLDLNRIKYIYRHKAETKEHWYIIKIILENGKFGISSPIFRV from the coding sequence TTGAGTAAAAAAAAGGCAAATATAAATTTTAAAAACTTAAAATTTTACTATGGTATTCCTCATGCACATTGTGGATTTTCTACTGGAAGAGGTACACCTACAGAAGCTTTTGATTATGCGCGTCATAACGGATTAGATTTTCTAATTTTAACAGATCATAATAACTATCTTACTAAATCTGTTCGCATTAATGGAAATGAAGTAACTAAATGGGAAGCTTTGAAATACTTAAGAACAAAATATAGAAAAAAACATAATAATTTTCTACCAGTACTTGGTTTTGAAAGTAAAACAGATAGTCTAGGGGATATGAATATAGTAAATTCTAATAGATTTTTTACTGGTACAATTAATAATCTAAAACTACTAATCTTATGGATGTTTAATAATCCAAATGCTTTTATAAGTCTTAACCATCCTCATAAAAACATAAATTACTTAGAATATAATCCGTTATTAAATAAATTAATAACATCTATTGAAGTTGGTAACGGCTCTTATCCAAATAAATATTCTAGGTATGATAAATATTACTATAATCTCTTAGATAAAGGTTGGAAACTTGGTGCTATTAATTCACAGGATAATCATAGAATGAATTTTGGTGATGATGAAAATTTAACCTGCATAATTTCTAATGAACTTACTTTAGATTCTTTAATAACTGCATTTAGGAACAGACATACTTATTCAACTGAATCTAAATCTCTAGTTATGTACTTTACTATAAATAACGCTTTTATGGGCGAGACTATACCTCTTTCTAATACTGAACTTGAATTTTATATATTTGTTGAAGATAACAATTATAAGATTAAAGAAATAGACATAATCTCCTTTTCAGGAACTATAATAAAAAAAATAAATAATTTGGATTTAAATCGTATAAAATATATTTATAGGCATAAAGCTGAAACCAAAGAACATTGGTATATTATAAAAATAATATTGGAAAATGGGAAATTTGGTATTAGTTCTCCTATTTTTCGTGTTTAA